The proteins below come from a single Serpentinimonas raichei genomic window:
- a CDS encoding aspartate aminotransferase family protein, giving the protein MSTAPIQPLTAELQALDAAHYLHPFTDHQALAAKGARVITHAEGIYIWDSEGQRLLDAMSGLWCVNAGYGRRELADAAHAQMLKLPYYNSFFQTTHETAVRLAARLAELAPPVEGRRFEHVFYANSGSEANDTNLRLVRRYWDLLGQPQRKTVISRHNAYHGSTVAAASLSGMGAMHAQGDLPIPGIVHIDQPHFAQHGQPGESAHDFGLRAARWLEDKILELGPERVAAFIGEPVQGAGGVIIPPASYWPEVQRIVELYGILLISDEVICAFGRLGHWFAYEKFGMRPDLVTFAKGVTSGYVPLGGTLVGERVARVLIERGGEFNHGYTYSGHPVACAVALANLDLLQREDLPGRVRLDTGPYLAQRLAELEAHPLVGRAESCGLVAALTLLRDKAQGLPFPEEQAVGMVCRAHCFGGGLVMRAVGDRMIIAPPLVITRAQIDELMGLIVRALDATLAELRAKGGF; this is encoded by the coding sequence ATGAGCACCGCCCCGATCCAGCCCCTCACCGCCGAGCTGCAAGCACTCGACGCCGCGCACTACCTGCACCCCTTCACCGACCACCAGGCGCTGGCGGCCAAGGGCGCGCGCGTGATCACGCACGCCGAAGGCATTTACATCTGGGACAGCGAAGGCCAGCGCCTGCTCGACGCCATGAGCGGGCTGTGGTGCGTCAACGCGGGCTACGGGCGGCGCGAACTGGCCGACGCGGCGCACGCCCAAATGCTCAAGCTGCCCTACTACAACAGCTTTTTCCAGACCACGCACGAGACGGCGGTGCGGCTGGCGGCGCGCTTGGCCGAGCTGGCCCCGCCGGTCGAGGGGCGGCGCTTCGAGCACGTGTTCTACGCCAACTCCGGCTCCGAGGCCAACGACACCAACCTGCGGCTGGTGCGCCGCTACTGGGACCTGCTCGGCCAGCCGCAGCGCAAAACCGTGATCAGCCGCCACAACGCCTACCACGGCTCCACGGTGGCGGCGGCCTCGCTCAGTGGCATGGGCGCCATGCACGCCCAGGGCGACTTGCCCATACCCGGCATCGTGCACATAGACCAGCCACATTTCGCCCAGCACGGCCAGCCGGGCGAGTCCGCGCACGACTTTGGCCTGCGCGCGGCGCGTTGGCTGGAGGACAAAATCCTCGAACTCGGGCCCGAGCGGGTGGCGGCCTTCATCGGCGAGCCGGTGCAGGGCGCGGGCGGCGTTATCATCCCGCCGGCGAGCTACTGGCCCGAGGTGCAGCGCATCGTCGAGCTATACGGCATCTTGCTGATTTCCGACGAAGTGATCTGCGCCTTTGGCCGCCTCGGGCACTGGTTTGCTTACGAAAAGTTCGGCATGCGCCCCGATCTGGTGACCTTTGCCAAGGGCGTGACCAGCGGCTACGTGCCCCTGGGCGGCACCTTGGTGGGCGAGCGCGTGGCGCGGGTGTTGATCGAGCGCGGCGGCGAGTTCAACCACGGCTACACCTACAGCGGGCACCCGGTGGCGTGCGCGGTGGCGCTGGCCAACCTCGATCTGTTGCAGCGCGAAGACCTGCCGGGCCGGGTGCGGCTCGACACCGGCCCGTATCTGGCCCAGCGCCTGGCCGAACTGGAGGCGCACCCGCTGGTGGGCCGCGCCGAGAGCTGCGGCCTGGTCGCCGCCCTCACCTTGCTGCGCGACAAGGCGCAAGGCCTGCCCTTCCCCGAGGAGCAGGCGGTGGGCATGGTGTGCCGCGCGCACTGTTTTGGGGGCGGGCTGGTGATGCGCGCCGTGGGCGACCGCATGATCATCGCCCCGCCGCTGGTCATCACGCGGGCGCAGATCGACGAGCTGATGGGCCTGATCGTGCGCGCGCTCGATGCCACGCTGGCGGAACTTCGTGCCAAAGGCGGGTTCTGA
- the speB gene encoding agmatinase yields MAIGDFAYANNSNRFLGCAPLAEQPFALVGVPFDGAVSNRPGARFGPQAIRAASLMLCDGEHPHFNLSPTAYLGDALDMRLPNTAPLLDLQACIEQQAQALMRRHRCAFLGGDHSITLPLLRAAQRVYGQGEPLALLHFDAHCDTWTDHCGEPSGHGTWTYEALQQGLASPAHTVQVGLRSSGARAAREYVRDQGGLIVTARALRGLDGAALQPLLREIRQRIGARPCYLTIDIDCLDPAFAPGTGTPEPGGLSSSQLLTFVEELADLNWVGMDCVEVAPAYDHAELSSSAAATLVWTWLAGQVALGRTRAHPPTALK; encoded by the coding sequence ATGGCCATTGGAGACTTTGCCTACGCCAACAACAGCAACCGCTTTCTGGGCTGCGCGCCGCTGGCCGAGCAGCCCTTTGCGCTGGTCGGCGTGCCTTTCGATGGGGCGGTCAGCAACCGGCCTGGGGCGCGCTTTGGCCCGCAAGCCATCCGCGCCGCCAGCCTGATGCTGTGCGACGGCGAGCACCCGCACTTCAACCTCAGCCCCACGGCCTATTTGGGCGACGCGCTGGATATGCGCCTGCCCAACACCGCGCCGCTGCTGGATCTGCAGGCCTGCATCGAGCAGCAGGCGCAGGCTCTGATGCGGCGGCACCGCTGCGCCTTTTTGGGCGGCGACCACTCCATCACCCTGCCGCTGCTGCGCGCCGCCCAGCGCGTCTATGGCCAGGGCGAGCCGCTGGCGCTGCTGCACTTCGACGCCCACTGCGACACCTGGACCGACCACTGCGGCGAGCCTTCCGGCCACGGCACTTGGACCTACGAGGCGCTGCAGCAGGGGCTGGCCAGCCCGGCGCATACGGTGCAGGTGGGGCTGCGCTCCAGCGGGGCGCGCGCCGCGCGCGAGTACGTGCGCGATCAAGGCGGGCTCATTGTCACCGCACGCGCCTTGCGCGGCCTCGACGGCGCGGCGCTGCAACCGCTGCTGCGCGAAATCCGCCAGCGCATCGGCGCGCGTCCCTGCTACCTGACGATCGACATCGACTGCCTCGACCCCGCCTTTGCCCCCGGCACCGGCACCCCCGAGCCCGGCGGCCTGAGCAGCTCGCAGCTGCTGACCTTCGTCGAGGAGCTGGCCGACCTGAACTGGGTCGGGATGGACTGCGTGGAAGTGGCCCCGGCCTACGACCACGCCGAACTCAGCAGCAGCGCCGCCGCCACCCTGGTCTGGACCTGGCTGGCGGGCCAAGTCGCATTGGGACGCACTCGGGCGCACCCACCCACCGCGCTCAAGTGA
- a CDS encoding type II toxin-antitoxin system MqsR family toxin, translated as MEKRSPHSKLSVVKALVEAGKVRATHSARLGAAALGLDLSAVLAVVMELTPADFYKSMTTHADHTVWQDVYRPSTQTGDVYLKLTVIDDVLIVSFKEL; from the coding sequence GTGGAGAAACGAAGCCCACACAGCAAGCTGTCAGTCGTCAAAGCCTTGGTAGAGGCTGGCAAGGTGCGTGCGACCCATTCAGCCAGGCTTGGGGCCGCTGCATTGGGGTTGGATCTCTCCGCCGTGTTGGCCGTGGTGATGGAGCTCACCCCTGCAGATTTTTACAAGAGCATGACTACCCATGCCGACCACACGGTATGGCAGGACGTGTACCGCCCAAGCACGCAGACGGGCGATGTGTACCTGAAACTGACGGTCATTGATGACGTGCTGATCGTGTCCTTTAAGGAGCTATGA
- a CDS encoding NAD(P)/FAD-dependent oxidoreductase produces the protein MFKPDLLHSDTLLNQRSYYEASVQRAPPHPPLQGEQRADVLIVGAGLAGLSAALELAERGLQVCLLEAQRIGWGASGRNGGQALVGYACGQEPLEQQLGRADARRLWDWTLEGIELIGQRIAQHRIDCDWQRGYLYVADTPRQAQRLLADTAQQQRDYGLACELATGAEVRRYIDSPLYHAAAFEKLSGHLHPLKYTLGLAQAAQQAGVALHEHSAVLRLSHHAAGVTAHTASGQVTAQHALLAGNCLLPEYAPALAPALGRRIMPVGTYLIATAPVAAALSRRLIPSAAAVSDNNLVLDYFRFSAEQRLLFGGRVSYSTRTPQHLQALMRQRMLAVFPDLAQVPVEYLWGGFVDISMNRAPDFGRLSPQVYYLQGFSGHGVVLAGLAGRLVAEAISGQAGRFDVYTRLRHHPFPGGPRLRTPLLALGMAWQRLREALG, from the coding sequence GTGTTCAAGCCCGATTTGCTGCACAGCGACACCCTGCTGAACCAGCGCAGCTACTACGAGGCCTCGGTGCAGCGCGCGCCGCCGCATCCACCGCTGCAAGGCGAGCAGCGCGCCGATGTGCTGATCGTCGGCGCTGGCTTGGCCGGTTTGAGCGCGGCGCTGGAGTTGGCCGAGCGCGGTCTGCAGGTTTGCCTGCTGGAGGCGCAGCGCATCGGCTGGGGGGCCAGCGGGCGCAACGGCGGCCAGGCCTTGGTCGGCTACGCCTGCGGCCAGGAGCCGCTGGAGCAGCAACTGGGCCGCGCCGATGCGCGCCGGTTGTGGGACTGGACGCTGGAGGGCATCGAGCTGATTGGGCAGCGCATCGCCCAGCACCGCATCGACTGCGACTGGCAGCGCGGCTACTTGTATGTGGCCGATACGCCGCGCCAAGCCCAGCGCCTGCTGGCCGATACGGCGCAGCAGCAGCGCGACTACGGCCTGGCGTGCGAGCTGGCCACCGGGGCCGAGGTGCGCCGCTACATCGACAGCCCGCTCTACCACGCCGCCGCCTTTGAAAAGCTAAGCGGGCACCTGCACCCGCTCAAATACACCCTGGGGCTGGCGCAGGCGGCGCAGCAGGCCGGTGTGGCCCTGCACGAGCACAGCGCCGTGCTGCGCCTGAGCCACCACGCCGCCGGCGTGACGGCGCACACGGCCAGCGGTCAAGTGACGGCGCAGCACGCGCTGCTGGCCGGCAATTGCCTGCTGCCCGAATACGCCCCGGCGCTGGCCCCGGCCTTGGGGCGGCGCATCATGCCGGTCGGCACCTATCTGATCGCCACCGCCCCGGTGGCTGCGGCCTTGAGCCGGCGCCTGATCCCCAGCGCCGCCGCCGTGAGCGACAACAACCTGGTGCTGGACTACTTTCGCTTCAGCGCCGAGCAGCGCTTGCTGTTTGGCGGCCGTGTTAGCTACAGCACCCGCACCCCGCAGCACCTGCAAGCGCTCATGCGCCAGCGCATGCTGGCCGTGTTCCCCGATCTGGCGCAGGTGCCGGTGGAATACCTCTGGGGCGGCTTTGTCGATATCAGCATGAACCGGGCCCCGGATTTTGGCCGCCTGTCGCCGCAGGTCTATTATTTGCAAGGCTTTAGCGGGCACGGCGTGGTGCTGGCCGGCTTGGCCGGGCGGCTGGTGGCCGAGGCCATCAGCGGCCAAGCCGGGCGCTTCGATGTGTACACGCGGCTGCGCCACCACCCCTTTCCCGGCGGCCCGCGCCTGCGCACCCCGCTGCTGGCGCTGGGCATGGCGTGGCAGCGGCTGCGCGAGGCGTTGGGTTGA
- a CDS encoding YbfB/YjiJ family MFS transporter, which translates to MVESSGPRSTLPPWWHGVLLALWLSLAAAVALGITRFAYGLLLPPMRADLGWTFALAGAMNTFNAIGYLIGALSAPWLLRRYGAGPLLLAGALLASVFMASSGFFSASAPLLAQRLAAGVFSAWVFVAGGLLAARLGTVWPAHSGWLLGLYYGGVGWGIVLSALAVPPALAWAANVAHGWAWAWWLLALVCLLTTASLWGLLRALRGLGLEVDAAAPGSGAGAVHGHTLGWGAMVQKFGWALAAYTLFGLGYIGYMTFVIALLHEQGHASGAITLFYTLLGLGVVASARLWAGWLDRFRGGQALARLNALLGLATLVPALTAAWPALLASGLLFGAVFLSVVASTTALVRHNLPAAQWASGISAFTIVFAAGQIVGPTAVGWIADGPGGLERGLFYSALALWLGSALAWRQRALAR; encoded by the coding sequence ATGGTTGAATCCAGCGGCCCCCGCTCGACCCTGCCGCCTTGGTGGCACGGCGTGCTGCTGGCGCTGTGGCTCTCGCTGGCGGCGGCGGTGGCGCTGGGCATCACGCGCTTTGCCTACGGGCTGCTGCTGCCGCCCATGCGCGCCGACCTCGGTTGGACCTTTGCGCTGGCCGGCGCCATGAACACCTTCAACGCCATCGGCTACCTCATCGGTGCCCTGAGCGCCCCCTGGCTGCTGCGGCGCTATGGGGCCGGGCCGCTGCTGCTGGCTGGGGCGCTGCTGGCCAGCGTGTTCATGGCCAGCAGCGGTTTTTTTAGCGCCAGCGCGCCGTTGCTGGCGCAGCGGCTGGCGGCGGGCGTGTTCAGCGCCTGGGTCTTTGTGGCGGGGGGCCTGCTGGCCGCGCGCCTAGGCACGGTCTGGCCGGCACACAGCGGCTGGTTGCTCGGCCTGTACTACGGCGGGGTGGGCTGGGGCATCGTGTTGTCGGCGCTGGCGGTGCCGCCTGCGCTCGCATGGGCCGCCAACGTGGCGCACGGCTGGGCTTGGGCTTGGTGGCTGCTGGCGCTGGTCTGCCTGCTCACCACGGCCTCGCTCTGGGGGCTGCTGCGGGCGCTGCGTGGGCTCGGCTTGGAAGTCGATGCCGCTGCGCCTGGCAGCGGTGCAGGCGCGGTGCACGGCCATACCCTGGGTTGGGGCGCGATGGTGCAAAAATTTGGTTGGGCGCTGGCCGCCTACACCCTGTTTGGCCTGGGCTACATCGGCTACATGACGTTTGTGATTGCGCTGCTGCACGAGCAGGGGCACGCCAGCGGGGCGATCACGCTCTTTTACACCTTGTTGGGGCTGGGGGTGGTGGCCTCGGCGCGGCTGTGGGCGGGCTGGCTGGACCGTTTTCGCGGGGGCCAGGCGCTGGCGCGCCTGAACGCCCTGCTCGGCCTGGCCACGCTGGTGCCTGCACTCACGGCGGCCTGGCCGGCCTTGCTGGCCTCGGGGCTGTTGTTTGGGGCGGTCTTTTTGTCGGTGGTGGCCTCTACCACGGCCTTGGTGCGCCACAATTTGCCGGCGGCGCAGTGGGCCAGCGGCATCAGCGCCTTCACCATCGTGTTTGCGGCCGGGCAGATCGTCGGGCCGACGGCGGTGGGCTGGATTGCCGACGGCCCCGGCGGGCTGGAGCGCGGCCTGTTCTACTCGGCGCTGGCGCTCTGGCTGGGCAGCGCGCTGGCTTGGAGGCAGCGTGCGCTGGCGCGCTGA
- a CDS encoding type II toxin-antitoxin system MqsA family antitoxin has translation MKCPVCGAAELIHDTRDLPYTYKGEATTIPAVTADFCPACDESITDMPETERVMREMQAFNKQVNAAIVDPGFILNVRKKLDLGQREAAEIFGGGINAFSRYETGKTKPPLALVKLFKLLDRHPDLLNEVKTA, from the coding sequence ATGAAATGCCCGGTTTGCGGCGCGGCGGAACTGATCCATGACACCCGCGACCTGCCCTATACCTACAAGGGTGAAGCCACCACCATCCCGGCGGTGACGGCCGATTTTTGCCCTGCCTGTGATGAGTCCATTACCGACATGCCAGAAACCGAGCGTGTCATGCGGGAGATGCAGGCGTTCAACAAGCAGGTGAACGCGGCCATTGTTGACCCCGGTTTCATCCTCAACGTGCGCAAGAAGCTCGACCTCGGGCAGCGCGAAGCCGCCGAAATTTTTGGCGGTGGCATCAATGCCTTCTCGCGCTACGAGACCGGCAAGACCAAGCCACCACTGGCACTGGTCAAGCTGTTCAAGCTGTTGGATCGTCACCCCGATCTGCTGAACGAAGTGAAAACCGCCTGA
- a CDS encoding gamma-glutamyl-gamma-aminobutyrate hydrolase family protein, with translation MQTSPLPLVWLPADHRLLGRYDMPYLLLGDKYARAVKVGAQAQPVLFPLAEPAQIESLLAQVDGVLLTGSPSNVHPAHFDEEVHDPALPLDPARDALTLALVRACLAQAVPLLGICRGFQEINVALGGSLHQTVHAVPGLMDHREADGLPVEQQYGPSHPVRLAAGSVLAQWAGAEQALVNSLHGQGIGRLAPTLQPLAWAEDGLVEAFEVQGAAEFAYAVQWHPEWRCTDNPFYAATFAAFGEALRRRQQRRQPHRRTT, from the coding sequence ATGCAAACCTCCCCCTTACCCTTGGTCTGGCTACCAGCCGACCACCGCCTGCTGGGCCGCTACGACATGCCCTATTTGCTGTTGGGCGACAAGTACGCGCGTGCCGTCAAGGTGGGCGCGCAGGCGCAGCCGGTGCTGTTCCCGCTGGCCGAACCCGCGCAGATCGAGAGCTTGCTGGCGCAAGTCGATGGCGTGCTGCTCACCGGCTCGCCCTCCAACGTACACCCGGCGCATTTCGACGAAGAAGTGCACGACCCCGCGCTGCCGCTGGACCCGGCGCGCGACGCGCTCACGCTGGCGCTGGTGCGTGCCTGCCTGGCGCAAGCGGTGCCGCTGCTGGGCATTTGCCGCGGTTTTCAAGAAATCAACGTGGCCTTGGGCGGCAGCTTGCACCAGACCGTGCACGCGGTGCCGGGGCTGATGGATCACCGCGAGGCCGATGGTTTGCCCGTTGAGCAGCAGTACGGCCCCAGCCACCCGGTGCGGCTGGCCGCAGGCTCGGTGCTGGCGCAGTGGGCGGGTGCCGAGCAGGCCCTAGTCAACTCGCTGCACGGGCAGGGCATCGGCCGCCTGGCACCCACTTTGCAGCCGCTGGCCTGGGCCGAAGACGGGCTGGTCGAGGCCTTCGAGGTGCAAGGCGCGGCCGAGTTTGCTTACGCGGTGCAGTGGCACCCCGAGTGGCGCTGCACGGATAACCCCTTTTACGCCGCCACCTTTGCGGCCTTTGGCGAGGCGCTGCGGCGGCGCCAGCAACGCCGCCAGCCGCACCGGAGAACGACATGA
- a CDS encoding IS110 family transposase has product MDLTPMHKRVLALDVHQAKITACAVVEHDDGRVQVTKRDFGAFKRDRRALAQWALQIAPEVVVMESTGVYWKSPFAALEAVGIIAWVVNARHVKAVPGRKTDMADAQWLATLARAGLLRASFIPPQLMRQLRLVARQRQKLVGMCSAEKNRLHKVLVDAGIRLNVLVSDIHGSSARAMIKALIVGQPMHEVLDHKGRLRASRDELFEALCTEQFSAAHRFVADEIMQHIESLERRIAGFDRYLLEGLRPWRAQLTLLQTIPGIDEQGAAMLLVEIGADMSVFGSAERLASWVGICPGNNESAGKRKCGRIRKGNAWVRRLLCEFSQAAARTRCALKAKFDALTIRKGRKKSIIALAHKMLRTIYAMLTHGTHYRDKEVDYEALNVERNAPRWMKMLLKHGFITNPAAAAA; this is encoded by the coding sequence ATGGATTTGACCCCGATGCACAAGCGCGTGCTCGCGCTCGATGTTCACCAAGCCAAGATCACCGCGTGTGCCGTCGTCGAGCACGATGACGGCCGCGTGCAGGTGACCAAGCGCGACTTTGGTGCCTTCAAGCGTGATCGGCGCGCCTTGGCGCAGTGGGCGCTGCAAATCGCACCCGAGGTAGTGGTCATGGAGAGCACGGGCGTGTACTGGAAGAGCCCGTTTGCGGCACTGGAGGCGGTGGGCATCATCGCTTGGGTGGTCAACGCAAGGCACGTCAAGGCCGTGCCCGGTCGCAAGACCGACATGGCCGATGCGCAGTGGCTGGCCACGCTGGCGCGTGCGGGGCTGCTGCGCGCCTCGTTCATCCCTCCCCAGCTCATGCGCCAACTGCGCTTGGTTGCACGCCAGCGGCAAAAGCTGGTGGGCATGTGCAGCGCCGAGAAGAACCGGCTGCACAAGGTGCTGGTGGATGCGGGCATTCGCCTCAACGTGCTGGTCTCCGACATCCACGGCAGCAGTGCGCGTGCGATGATCAAGGCGCTGATTGTCGGCCAGCCCATGCACGAGGTGCTCGATCACAAGGGGCGGCTGCGTGCCAGCCGAGACGAGTTGTTCGAGGCCCTATGCACCGAGCAGTTCAGCGCCGCGCACCGCTTCGTAGCCGATGAGATCATGCAGCACATCGAGTCTCTGGAGCGGCGCATAGCGGGCTTTGATCGGTACTTGCTCGAAGGTCTGCGGCCCTGGCGGGCGCAACTGACGCTGCTGCAAACCATTCCCGGCATCGACGAGCAGGGCGCGGCCATGCTGCTGGTAGAGATTGGCGCAGACATGAGCGTCTTTGGCAGCGCTGAGCGCCTGGCTAGCTGGGTCGGCATTTGCCCGGGCAACAACGAGAGCGCGGGCAAGCGCAAGTGCGGGCGCATCCGCAAGGGCAACGCTTGGGTGCGAAGGCTGTTGTGCGAGTTTTCCCAAGCTGCGGCTCGAACGCGCTGTGCGCTCAAGGCCAAGTTCGATGCGCTGACTATCCGCAAGGGGCGCAAGAAGTCCATCATCGCGCTGGCGCACAAGATGCTGCGCACCATCTACGCCATGCTCACCCATGGCACCCACTACCGGGACAAGGAGGTTGATTATGAGGCGCTCAACGTCGAGCGCAACGCCCCACGCTGGATGAAGATGCTGCTCAAACACGGCTTCATCACCAATCCCGCAGCCGCAGCCGCCTGA
- a CDS encoding glutamine synthetase family protein, with amino-acid sequence MKSNPPQSFNELEQWLNLRRVTEIECLVPDLTGVARGKILPRGKFTEDRGMRLPQAVVAMGVTGEFPESGPYYDVIDPTDRDMQLRPDPATVRIVPWATDPTAQVIHDCFDHAGKRVPFAPRSVLRHVCSLYEEMGLSPVVAPELEFYLTARNTDPNTLLKPPIGRSGRAETSRQAYSIDAVNEFDPLFEEIYDYCDQMELNVDTLIHEVGAGQMEINFFHGAPLDLADEVFFFKRTVREAALRHDMYATFMAKPIAGEPGSAMHVHQSIVEQESGRNLFSQIDGTPSEAFYHYIGGLQRYIPPAMALVAPYVNSYRRLSRHTAAPINIEWGHDNRTVGIRSPISVPQSRRLENRVIGADANPYVALAMTLACGYLGLKNKIAPKPEMKSDAYLSAYALPRTLGEALDWLRRETDLHEVLGREFITIYTEIKELEYEEFMKVISPWEREHLLLHV; translated from the coding sequence ATGAAAAGCAACCCACCGCAGAGCTTCAACGAACTGGAACAGTGGCTGAACCTGCGCCGCGTGACCGAAATCGAATGCCTGGTGCCCGACCTCACCGGGGTGGCGCGCGGCAAAATCTTGCCACGCGGCAAATTCACCGAAGACCGTGGCATGCGCTTGCCGCAGGCGGTGGTGGCCATGGGCGTGACGGGCGAGTTCCCCGAAAGCGGCCCCTACTACGACGTGATCGACCCGACCGATCGCGACATGCAGTTGCGCCCCGACCCGGCCACGGTGCGCATCGTGCCCTGGGCCACCGACCCGACCGCCCAAGTCATCCACGACTGCTTCGACCACGCCGGCAAGCGCGTGCCCTTTGCCCCGCGCAGCGTGTTGCGCCATGTGTGCAGCCTGTACGAGGAAATGGGCCTCTCACCCGTGGTGGCACCCGAGCTCGAGTTCTATCTGACGGCACGCAACACCGACCCCAACACCCTGCTCAAGCCGCCGATCGGCCGCAGCGGCCGCGCCGAAACCTCGCGCCAGGCCTACAGCATCGACGCCGTGAACGAGTTCGACCCCCTGTTCGAGGAAATCTACGACTACTGCGACCAGATGGAGCTCAACGTCGATACCCTGATCCACGAAGTCGGGGCCGGGCAGATGGAGATCAACTTCTTCCACGGCGCCCCGCTCGACTTGGCCGACGAGGTGTTTTTCTTCAAGCGCACGGTGCGCGAGGCGGCGCTGCGGCACGATATGTACGCCACCTTCATGGCCAAACCCATTGCCGGCGAGCCCGGCAGCGCCATGCACGTGCACCAGAGCATCGTCGAGCAAGAAAGCGGGCGCAACCTGTTTAGCCAGATCGACGGCACGCCCAGCGAGGCCTTCTACCACTACATCGGTGGCTTGCAGCGCTACATCCCGCCAGCGATGGCGCTGGTGGCGCCCTACGTCAACAGCTACCGCCGCCTGTCGCGCCACACCGCAGCACCCATCAACATCGAGTGGGGGCACGACAACCGCACCGTCGGCATCCGCTCGCCGATTTCGGTGCCGCAGTCGCGGCGGCTGGAAAACCGCGTCATCGGCGCCGACGCCAACCCCTACGTGGCGCTGGCCATGACGCTGGCTTGCGGCTACCTGGGGCTAAAAAACAAGATCGCCCCCAAGCCCGAAATGAAGTCCGACGCCTACCTCTCGGCTTATGCGCTGCCGCGCACGCTGGGCGAGGCGCTGGACTGGCTGCGCCGCGAAACCGATCTGCACGAGGTGCTGGGGCGCGAGTTCATCACCATCTACACCGAGATCAAGGAGCTCGAGTACGAGGAGTTCATGAAAGTGATCTCGCCCTGGGAGCGCGAGCACCTGTTGCTGCACGTTTGA